From the Pomacea canaliculata isolate SZHN2017 linkage group LG4, ASM307304v1, whole genome shotgun sequence genome, one window contains:
- the LOC112562452 gene encoding uncharacterized protein LOC112562452, translated as MMLAAKVFRRCSDAGCRCSTCCTNSPSSGDTAPAKASCDEIRRSLESTLLTSVKEVKYKRVFLNMLPGILATYLPTLCDPELSSTTPRGSIPNKQRAPSRRKRAFLFGLNGGFNGGYNGGSNGEGNGEGSNGYSNGYSNGFLFGNGKIKDPGDHPVNGNGLGGLLQLALVGLVNGALNGGGYDEAKMVAMVATVAAPNSR; from the exons atGATGTTGGCAGCCAAGGTGTTTCGTCGTTGCAGTGACGCTGGGTGTCGCTGCAGCACTTGCTGCACCAACAGCCCCAGCTCCGGAGACACGGCACCTGCCAAAGCCTCTTGCGACGAAATCAG GAGGAGCTTGGAGTCGACGCTCTTGACGTCTGTGAAGGAAGTGAAGTACAAGCGTGTGTTCCTCAACATGCTGCCTGGTATCTTGGCCACGTACCTCCCGACTCTTTGTGACCCGGAGCTTTCCTCCACGACACCCCGTGGTTCGATTCCAAACAAGCAGAGGGCGCCCTCTCGTCGTAAGAGGGCCTTCCTGTTCGGGCTCAACGGCGGATTCAACGGAGGATACAACGGCGGCTCTAACGGCGAGGGCAACGGAGAGGGTTCCAACGGCTACTCCAACGGCTACTCCAACGGGTTCCTCTTTGGCAACGGAAAGATAAAAGACCCAGGTGACCATCCCGTCAACGGCAACGGGCTTGGCGGCTTGCTGCAACTGGCCCTTGTAGGACTGGTCAACGGCGCATTGAATGGAGGAGGGTATGACGAAGCAAAAATGGTGGCAATGGTGGCAACGGTGGCAGCGCCAAACTCGAGATAA
- the LOC112562451 gene encoding stromal cell-derived factor 2-like yields the protein MAMCLKDLINWVVSFAVLQVFLEYGDASDFEYEFVTCGSSLKLLNPYNNVRLHSHDVKYGSGSGQQSVTGVDSSDDHNSYWQIRSKTGATCARGSPVKCGQTIRLMHLATKRNLHSHHFSSPLSHNLEVSAFGEDGEGDEGDHWVVVCSGKYWSRDERVRLKHVVTEHYLHITGNSYGRPIHGQREVSGYPSPSEMNYWQAAEGIYITPSDKKGSLQKDHDEL from the exons ATGGCGATGTGTTTGAAGGATTTGATTAACTGGGTCGTATCTTTTGCTGTTTTACAAGTTTTTCTGGAATACGGAGATGCCTCAG ACTTTGAATATGAGTTTGTCACCTGTGGATCATCACTGAAACTTCTCAACCCCTACAACAATGTACGCTTGCATTCTCATGATGTCAAATATGGTAGTGGCTCAGGCCAACAG TCTGTAACTGGTGTAGATTCATCAGATGATCATAACAGTTACTGGCAAATACGTAGCAAGACTGGCGCCACATGTGCACGGGG GAGTCCAGTCAAGTGTGGTCAGACTATTCGGCTGATGCACTTAGCAACAAAACGCAACCTCCATAGTCACCATTTCTCTTCACCACTATCACATAATTTGGAAGTTTCAGCCTTTGGTGAGGATGGTGAAGGAGATGAAG GAGACCATTGGGTTGTTGTATGCAGTGGAAAATATTGGAGCAGGGATGAAAGGGTGCGATTGAAACATGTGGTAACAGAGCA CTACTTGCATATTACTGGAAATTCATATGGTCGTCCCATTCATGGGCAGAGAGAAGTCAGTGGTTATCCATCTCCATCAGAGATGAACTATTGGCAGGCTGCTGAGGGCATCTATATCACACCATCTGACAAGAAAGGGTCATTACAAAAAGACCATGATGAACTTTAG